Proteins co-encoded in one Sander vitreus isolate 19-12246 chromosome 9, sanVit1, whole genome shotgun sequence genomic window:
- the itpa gene encoding inosine triphosphate pyrophosphatase, with product MAVPAGRSVVFVTGNAKKLEEVIQILGDRFPYKLVSKKIDLPEYQGEPDEISIQKCKEAARQIDGPVIVEDTCLCFKALGGLPGPYIKWFLDKLKPEGLYKLLAGFEDKSAWALCTFAFSAGKDEPVQLFRGKTEGHIVEPRGPRDFGWDPCFQPEGYDKTYAELPKEVKNTISHRYRALAAMSEHFSQTNDTSPQGKKKKQED from the exons ATGGCTGTGCCTGCTGGAAGGTCTGTGGTCTTCGTGACTGGAAACGCGAAAAAACTCGAAGAG GTCATTCAGATCCTGGGAGATAGGTTTCCCTACAAGCTAGTGTCTAAAAAGATTGACT TGCCTGAATACCAAGGGGAACCAGATGAGATTTCCATACAGAAGTGTAAGGAGGCTGCACGGCAG ATCGATGGGCCAGTAATAGTGGAGGACACCTGTCTGTGTTTCAAGGCTTTGGGAGGCCTGCCTGGACCGTACAT AAAATGGTTCCTGGATAAACTCAAGCCAGAAG gCTTGTATAAACTCCTAGCTGGGTTTGAAGATAAATCAGCATGGGCTCTCTGCACTTTTGCTTTCTCTGCTGGGAAAGATGAGCCAGTACAGCTCTTTAGAGGGAAAACAGAG GGACACATTGTGGAACCCAGGGGGCCTCGAGACTTTGGATGGGATCCCTGTTTCCAGCCAGAGGGATATGACAAAAC CTATGCTGAACTGCCCAAAGAGGTGAAGAACACTATCTCGCACCGCTACCGGGCGCTTGCTGCCATGTCTGAGCACTTCTCTCAAACCAACGATACCTCGCCACAGggcaagaagaagaagcaggaggATTAA
- the mettl13 gene encoding eEF1A lysine and N-terminal methyltransferase — MSLLPRTAEEFSSAEYWERFFKKRGEKAFEWYGDYNKLCGVLHKYIKVKDKVLVVGCGNSELSEQMFDVGYKRLTNIDISETVVTHMNQRNAERRPGLTFQQVDATQTPYEEASYQAALDKGTLDAMASEEEGALARNMLTEVGRVLSVGGRYVCVTLAQESVIKLAVEHFVQLGWAVRLHCLQEELGKEEDSFALPVFVLVCTKFRQPMPMPILEMCLGEEGAPTRLPQVAELLSAVRERQAYSVLKKRLRTSTDASSSPSLTLCHAKTGLPRYSLTVQDCPPGAKVPRSNPFAIFIVPQGSETAWLYSSSEGRRQLAASANFRRLVIAAMHRNQEYTDMQAVQSELSPMVMDLAPPGMPTNQQVPFLSVGGDLGWREEVSRGVSELSGEYCVENVKGEDGELYRRLVFLSNVALVQSESRLVPSNTAPSHKKKNRKKLKPTDAATTSSTSLSVDSGFLCCAHHEVMVAGLAMLGVGTPQNKDVPVSVLLVGLGGGGLPQFLRDFVPGVTVEVVELDPVVMQVAKECFGFRPDDRLTVTLGDGLEHICALEQEGGRLFDAIMFDVDNKDSTVGMSCPPAAFVETLILQKVHSLLTPRGVFILNLVCRDSALRNSVLERLSAVFPTILSRKIEGEVNEVLLCSRGENETSDAVRILPSLNRAAKSLQSALCSNRTGTNSSPHIDIAELLKELKVE; from the exons ATGAGTCTTTTACCTCGCACTGCCGAAGAGTTCAGCTCCGCAGAGTACTGGGAGAGATTTTTTAAGAAGCGCGGAGAGAAGGCTTTTGAATGGTATGGAGACTACAACAAACTCTGCGGCGTGCTGCATAAATACATCAAAGTCAAAGATAAG GTGTTGGTGGTCGGTTGTGGTAACTCTGAGCTGAGTGAACAGATGTTTGATGTTGGCTACAAACGTCTTACTAATATTGACATCAGTGAGACAGTGGTGACCCATATGAACCAGAGAAACGCTGAACGCCGGCCAGGCCTGACCTTCCAGCAGGTGGATGCTACACAAACTCCATATGAGGAGGCTAGCTACCAGGCTGCTCTGGACAAGGGCACACTAGATGCCATGGCGTCAGAAGAAGAAGGAGCACTGGCCAGGAACATGCTCACTGAG GTGGGCCGTGTGCTAAGTGTCGGCGGCCGGTATGTCTGTGTGACGTTGGCTCAGGAGAGCGTGATCAAGTTGGCCGTGGAGCACTTTGTTCAGCTGGGCTGGGCTGTGAGGCTCCACTGCCTGCAGGAGGAATTGGGAAAAGAAGAGGACTCCTTTGCTCTGCCGGTCTTTGTTCTGGTCTGCACCAAGTTTCGTCAGCCTATGCCCATGCCTATTCTGGAGATGTGCCTTGGGGAAGAAGGAGCCCCTACTCGTCTCCCACAGGTAGCAGAATTGTTGTCTGCAGTAAGGGAGCGTCAGGCTTACTCTGTCTTGAAAAAGAGACTCCGTACAAGCACAGACGCCAGCTCGAGCCCCTCGCTCACTCTCTGCCACGCCAAGACTGGCCTCCCCAGATACTCTCTCACAGTACAAGATTGTCCCCCAGGTGCCAAGGTGCCAAGATCAAACCCGTTTGCTATTTTTATTG TGCCTCAAGGCAGTGAGACAGCTTGGCTCTACAGCTCCAGTGAGGGGCGaaggcagctggcagccagtgCTAACTTTCGGCGCCTGGTTATTGCGGCAATGCACAGGAATCAGGAGTACACAGACATGCAGGCTGTCCAGTCAGAACTCTCACCAATGGTGATGGACCTGGCTCCCCCGGGTATGCCAACAAACCAGCAg GTGCCGTTTCTGTCAGTTGGAGGTGACCTGGGTTGGCGAGAGGAGGTCAGCAGGGGTGTGAGTGAGCTGAGCGGGGAGTACTGTGTAGAGAATGTCAAAGGAGAAGACGGAGAACTGTATCGGAGACTCGTTTTCCTGTCTAATGTTGCCCTCGTCCAGTCAGAGAGCCGTCTTGTCCCTTCAAATACTG CACCAAGTCATAAGAAGAAAAACCGAAAGAAGCTCAAGCCAACAGATGCTGCAACAACATCTTCCACCTCTCTGTCAGTGGACAGCGGCTTCCTCTGCTGCGCTCACCATGAGGTTATGGTGGCGGGCCTTGCTATGCTAGGGGTGGGCACGCCACAGAACAAAG ATGTCCCGGTGTCAGTGCTCCTGGTGGGGCTTGGTGGAGGAGGCCTGCCTCAGTTTCTACGGGACTTTGTGCCCGGTGTTACTGTCGAGGTTGTGGAACTGGATCCTGTTGTGATGCAAGTGGCAAAGGAATGCTTCGGGTTTCGACCAGATGATCGTTTGACTGTCACTCTTGGGGACGGCCTCGAACACATCTGTGCCCTGGAGCAAGAAG GTGGTCGTTTGTTTGATGCCATCATGTTCGATGTAGACAATAAAGATAGTACTGTGGGTATGAGCtgtcctcctgctgcctttgtAGAAACCTTGATCCTGCAGAAAGTCCACAGCCTGCTAACCCCCAGAG GTGTATTCATACTGAACCTTGTGTGTCGTGACTCAGCCTTGAGGAACAGCGTGTTGGAGCGTCTGAGCGCCGTGTTTCCCACCATCCTCTCTAGAAAGATTGAAGGGGAGGTCAATGAGGTCCTTCTTTGCTCTCGTGGAGAAAATGAGACATCGGACGCTGTTCGCATCCTTCCATCCCTGAACCGAGCAGCCAAAAGCCTGCAGAGTGCACTGTGCTCTAACAGGACTGGAACCAACAGCAGCCCACATATAGACATTGCAGAGTTGTTGAAAGAACTGAAAGTAGAGTAA
- the dnm3a gene encoding dynamin 3a isoform X2 has protein sequence MGNRGMEDLIPLVNRLQDALSSVGQSCSLYLPQIAVVGGQSAGKSSVLENFVGRDFLPRGSGIVTRRPLILQLLSANTEYGEFFHCKGKKFTDFDEIRKEIEAETRRLTGSNKGISPVPINLRIYSPHVLNLTLVDLPGITKVPVGDQPADIEYQIRDMIMQFICKENCLILAVTPANTDLANSDALKLAKDVDPQGQRTIGVITKLDLMDEGTDARNILENRLLPLRRGYIGVVNRSQKDIDVKKDIKAALLAEKKFFLSHPAYKHMAESMGTPYLQRILNQQLTNHIRDTLPAFRTHLQGQLQDLNKEAEKCKQFSPDDPGQRTKTLLQSVQRLAVDFEKLIEGSGDRVDTVNLSGGARINRIFHEHFPNELVKIELDERKLRREINYAIRNIHGVRTGLFTPDMAFEAIVKKQISRLKGPCIQFVDTVSQELISTVYQCINKLSSFPKLQDETERIVTTEIREQESKCKDQIVLLIDIQLAYINTKHEDFIGFTNAQQTYNQSNKKNAAGMAGNHVIRKGWLTISNISIMKGGAKEYWFILSAESLSWFKDDEEKEKKYMLPLDNLKLRDVEKGFRSSKFVFAIFNTELRNVYKDYKCLELACYSQEELDSWKSSLLQAGVYPEKVTVDGQGNGAPENFTDPQLERQVETIRNLVDSYMSITYKTIKDLMPKTIMHHMINSVKEFISSELLAQLYALGECSALMDESPEQQQHREKVLRKHAALKEALAVIAKFSTSTCTTPLPPPVDSSWIQPSSPTLRRKSVTSGKPVVRGHAPSVPRVHAHTPSPSTDGLQPNRAPPSVPRRHPPAIPKVK, from the exons ATGGGCAACCGCGGGATGGAGGATCTGATCCCGCTGGTCAACCGCCTTCAAGATGCCCTGAGCAGCGTGGGCCAGAGCTGCAGCCTCTACCTGCCGCAGATCGCTGTGGTGGGCGGCCAGAGCGCAGGCAAGAGCTCCGTGCTGGAAAACTTTGTGGGCAG AGACTTCCttccacggggttcgggaattGTCACTCGCAGACCTTTAATCCTCCAGCTGCTTAGTGCTAACACTG agTACGGCGAATTTTTCCATTGCAAGGGAAAGAAGTTCACAGACTTTGATGAGATCCGCAAAGAGATCGAGGCAGAGACGCGCAGACTCACAGGATCCAATAAAGGCATCTCCCCTGTCCCCATCAACCTACGGATTTATTCACCACACG tgctGAACCTGACTCTTGTCGACCTGCCTGGCATCACCAAGGTGCCTGTAGGCGACCAGCCGGCAGACATAGAGTACCAGATACGAGACATGATCATGCAGTTCATCTGTAAGGAAAACTGTCTCATCCTGGCTGTCACGCCAGCTAACACTGACCTGGCCAACTCTGATGCACTCAAACTGGCCAAAGATGTTGACCCACAGG GCCAGCGCACAATTGGTGTAATCACTAAGCTGGACCTGATGGATGAAGGAACAGATGCCCGGAACATTCTAGAGAACAGGTTGCTTCCCCTGCGCAGAG gttaCATAGGGGTGGTGAACCGCAGTCAGAAGGACATTGATGTGAAAAAGGATATTAAGGCAGCCCTGCTTGCAGAGAAGAAGTTCTTCCTTTCCCACCCAGCCTACAAACACATGGCTGAAAGCATGGGCACCCcatatttacaaagaatacttaaccag CAACTGACAAACCACATCCGGGACACTCTGCCAGCCTTCCGTACTCATCTGCAGGGCCAGCTTCAGGACTTGAATAAAGAGGCTGAAAAATGCAAACAGTTCAGTCCTGATGACCCTGGACAGAGAACCAAGACACTGCTACA GTCAGTTCAGCGCTTGGCTGTGGACTTTGAGAAGCTAATCGAGGGCTCGGGCGACAGAGTAGACACCGTTAATCTGTCAGGAGGTGCCCGGATCAACCGAATCTTCCATGAGCATTTCCCTAATGAACTggtcaag ATTGAGTTGGATGAGAGAAAGCTGCGGCGGGAGATCAACTATGCCATCAGAAACATCCATGGTGTCAG GACGGGTCTGTTCACTCCTGATATGGCCTTTGAAGCCATAGTCAAAAAACAGATATCAAGGCTAAAGGGGCCGTGTATTCAATTTGTAGACACGGTCAGTCAAGAACTAATCTCCACTGTGTACCAGTGTATCAACAAG CTCAGTTCCTTTCCCAAACTGCAAGATGAGACCGAGAGAATTGTAACCACTGAAATACGAGAGCAAGAGAGTAAATGCAAAGATCAG ATCGTGTTGCTCATTGACATACAGCTTGCCTACATAAACACCAAACATGAAGATTTCATTGGCTTCACTAA TGCCCAGCAGACATACAACCAAAGCAACAAGAAGAATGCTGCAGGGATGGCAGGAAACCAT GTCATACGCAAGGGCTGGCTGACCATCAGCAACATCAGCATCATGAAAGGTGGAGCCAAGGAATACTGGTTTATCCTCAGTGCAGAGAGCCTGTCCTGGTTCAAGGATGATGAG gagaaggagaagaagtaCATGCTTCCTCTGGACAACCTGAAGCTCCGAGATGTGGAGAAGGGCTTTAGGTCCAGCAAATTTGTCTTTGCTATCTTCAACACCGAGTtaag GAACGTGTATAAGGACTACAAATGCCTGGAGTTGGCCTGTTACTCTCAGGAGGAGTTGGACAGCTGGAAGTCGTCTCTGCTACAGGCCGGAGTCTACCCTGAGAAAGTCACT GTGGACGGCCAGGGAAATGGAGCCCCTGAAAACTTCACAGACCCCCAGCTGGAGCGTCAGGTGGAAACCATTCGTAACCTGGTCGACTCCTACATGAGCATCACCTATAAGACCATCAAGGACTTGATGCCAAAGACCATTATGCACCACATGATCAACAGC GTGAAGGAGTTCATTAGCTCTGAGCTCCTGGCCCAGCTCTACGCTCTGGGAGAATGCTCAGCGCTGATGGATGAGTCAccggagcagcagcagcaccgggAAAAAGTGCTCCGCAAGCACGCTGCCCTGAAGGAGGCGCTCGCTGTCATCGCAAAGTTCTCCACCTCCACCTGCACCACCCCTCTGCCTCCACCTGTAGACTCCTCCTGGATACAGCCCTCCAg CCCGACACTCCGTAGAAAGTCAGTGACCAGTGGCAAGCCAGTGGTTCGAGGCCATGCCCCATCTGTCCCTCGGGTGCATGCTCACACTCCTTCCCCGAGCACTGATGGCCTTCAGCCCAATCGTGCTCCACCTAGTGTGCCAAG GAGGCATCCTCCAGCTATCCCAAAGGTCAAATAA
- the dnm3a gene encoding dynamin 3a isoform X1, with translation MGNRGMEDLIPLVNRLQDALSSVGQSCSLYLPQIAVVGGQSAGKSSVLENFVGRDFLPRGSGIVTRRPLILQLLSANTEYGEFFHCKGKKFTDFDEIRKEIEAETRRLTGSNKGISPVPINLRIYSPHVLNLTLVDLPGITKVPVGDQPADIEYQIRDMIMQFICKENCLILAVTPANTDLANSDALKLAKDVDPQGQRTIGVITKLDLMDEGTDARNILENRLLPLRRGYIGVVNRSQKDIDVKKDIKAALLAEKKFFLSHPAYKHMAESMGTPYLQRILNQQLTNHIRDTLPAFRTHLQGQLQDLNKEAEKCKQFSPDDPGQRTKTLLQSVQRLAVDFEKLIEGSGDRVDTVNLSGGARINRIFHEHFPNELVKIELDERKLRREINYAIRNIHGVRTGLFTPDMAFEAIVKKQISRLKGPCIQFVDTVSQELISTVYQCINKLSSFPKLQDETERIVTTEIREQESKCKDQIVLLIDIQLAYINTKHEDFIGFTNAQQTYNQSNKKNAAGMAGNHGAVPPSRLVVIRKGWLTISNISIMKGGAKEYWFILSAESLSWFKDDEEKEKKYMLPLDNLKLRDVEKGFRSSKFVFAIFNTELRNVYKDYKCLELACYSQEELDSWKSSLLQAGVYPEKVTVDGQGNGAPENFTDPQLERQVETIRNLVDSYMSITYKTIKDLMPKTIMHHMINSVKEFISSELLAQLYALGECSALMDESPEQQQHREKVLRKHAALKEALAVIAKFSTSTCTTPLPPPVDSSWIQPSSPTLRRKSVTSGKPVVRGHAPSVPRVHAHTPSPSTDGLQPNRAPPSVPRRHPPAIPKVK, from the exons ATGGGCAACCGCGGGATGGAGGATCTGATCCCGCTGGTCAACCGCCTTCAAGATGCCCTGAGCAGCGTGGGCCAGAGCTGCAGCCTCTACCTGCCGCAGATCGCTGTGGTGGGCGGCCAGAGCGCAGGCAAGAGCTCCGTGCTGGAAAACTTTGTGGGCAG AGACTTCCttccacggggttcgggaattGTCACTCGCAGACCTTTAATCCTCCAGCTGCTTAGTGCTAACACTG agTACGGCGAATTTTTCCATTGCAAGGGAAAGAAGTTCACAGACTTTGATGAGATCCGCAAAGAGATCGAGGCAGAGACGCGCAGACTCACAGGATCCAATAAAGGCATCTCCCCTGTCCCCATCAACCTACGGATTTATTCACCACACG tgctGAACCTGACTCTTGTCGACCTGCCTGGCATCACCAAGGTGCCTGTAGGCGACCAGCCGGCAGACATAGAGTACCAGATACGAGACATGATCATGCAGTTCATCTGTAAGGAAAACTGTCTCATCCTGGCTGTCACGCCAGCTAACACTGACCTGGCCAACTCTGATGCACTCAAACTGGCCAAAGATGTTGACCCACAGG GCCAGCGCACAATTGGTGTAATCACTAAGCTGGACCTGATGGATGAAGGAACAGATGCCCGGAACATTCTAGAGAACAGGTTGCTTCCCCTGCGCAGAG gttaCATAGGGGTGGTGAACCGCAGTCAGAAGGACATTGATGTGAAAAAGGATATTAAGGCAGCCCTGCTTGCAGAGAAGAAGTTCTTCCTTTCCCACCCAGCCTACAAACACATGGCTGAAAGCATGGGCACCCcatatttacaaagaatacttaaccag CAACTGACAAACCACATCCGGGACACTCTGCCAGCCTTCCGTACTCATCTGCAGGGCCAGCTTCAGGACTTGAATAAAGAGGCTGAAAAATGCAAACAGTTCAGTCCTGATGACCCTGGACAGAGAACCAAGACACTGCTACA GTCAGTTCAGCGCTTGGCTGTGGACTTTGAGAAGCTAATCGAGGGCTCGGGCGACAGAGTAGACACCGTTAATCTGTCAGGAGGTGCCCGGATCAACCGAATCTTCCATGAGCATTTCCCTAATGAACTggtcaag ATTGAGTTGGATGAGAGAAAGCTGCGGCGGGAGATCAACTATGCCATCAGAAACATCCATGGTGTCAG GACGGGTCTGTTCACTCCTGATATGGCCTTTGAAGCCATAGTCAAAAAACAGATATCAAGGCTAAAGGGGCCGTGTATTCAATTTGTAGACACGGTCAGTCAAGAACTAATCTCCACTGTGTACCAGTGTATCAACAAG CTCAGTTCCTTTCCCAAACTGCAAGATGAGACCGAGAGAATTGTAACCACTGAAATACGAGAGCAAGAGAGTAAATGCAAAGATCAG ATCGTGTTGCTCATTGACATACAGCTTGCCTACATAAACACCAAACATGAAGATTTCATTGGCTTCACTAA TGCCCAGCAGACATACAACCAAAGCAACAAGAAGAATGCTGCAGGGATGGCAGGAAACCAT GGTGCGGTCCCTCCTTCCAGACTCGTA GTCATACGCAAGGGCTGGCTGACCATCAGCAACATCAGCATCATGAAAGGTGGAGCCAAGGAATACTGGTTTATCCTCAGTGCAGAGAGCCTGTCCTGGTTCAAGGATGATGAG gagaaggagaagaagtaCATGCTTCCTCTGGACAACCTGAAGCTCCGAGATGTGGAGAAGGGCTTTAGGTCCAGCAAATTTGTCTTTGCTATCTTCAACACCGAGTtaag GAACGTGTATAAGGACTACAAATGCCTGGAGTTGGCCTGTTACTCTCAGGAGGAGTTGGACAGCTGGAAGTCGTCTCTGCTACAGGCCGGAGTCTACCCTGAGAAAGTCACT GTGGACGGCCAGGGAAATGGAGCCCCTGAAAACTTCACAGACCCCCAGCTGGAGCGTCAGGTGGAAACCATTCGTAACCTGGTCGACTCCTACATGAGCATCACCTATAAGACCATCAAGGACTTGATGCCAAAGACCATTATGCACCACATGATCAACAGC GTGAAGGAGTTCATTAGCTCTGAGCTCCTGGCCCAGCTCTACGCTCTGGGAGAATGCTCAGCGCTGATGGATGAGTCAccggagcagcagcagcaccgggAAAAAGTGCTCCGCAAGCACGCTGCCCTGAAGGAGGCGCTCGCTGTCATCGCAAAGTTCTCCACCTCCACCTGCACCACCCCTCTGCCTCCACCTGTAGACTCCTCCTGGATACAGCCCTCCAg CCCGACACTCCGTAGAAAGTCAGTGACCAGTGGCAAGCCAGTGGTTCGAGGCCATGCCCCATCTGTCCCTCGGGTGCATGCTCACACTCCTTCCCCGAGCACTGATGGCCTTCAGCCCAATCGTGCTCCACCTAGTGTGCCAAG GAGGCATCCTCCAGCTATCCCAAAGGTCAAATAA
- the dnm3a gene encoding dynamin 3a isoform X3, protein MGNRGMEDLIPLVNRLQDALSSVGQSCSLYLPQIAVVGGQSAGKSSVLENFVGRDFLPRGSGIVTRRPLILQLLSANTEYGEFFHCKGKKFTDFDEIRKEIEAETRRLTGSNKGISPVPINLRIYSPHVLNLTLVDLPGITKVPVGDQPADIEYQIRDMIMQFICKENCLILAVTPANTDLANSDALKLAKDVDPQGQRTIGVITKLDLMDEGTDARNILENRLLPLRRGYIGVVNRSQKDIDVKKDIKAALLAEKKFFLSHPAYKHMAESMGTPYLQRILNQQLTNHIRDTLPAFRTHLQGQLQDLNKEAEKCKQFSPDDPGQRTKTLLQSVQRLAVDFEKLIEGSGDRVDTVNLSGGARINRIFHEHFPNELVKIELDERKLRREINYAIRNIHGVRTGLFTPDMAFEAIVKKQISRLKGPCIQFVDTLSSFPKLQDETERIVTTEIREQESKCKDQIVLLIDIQLAYINTKHEDFIGFTNAQQTYNQSNKKNAAGMAGNHGAVPPSRLVVIRKGWLTISNISIMKGGAKEYWFILSAESLSWFKDDEEKEKKYMLPLDNLKLRDVEKGFRSSKFVFAIFNTELRNVYKDYKCLELACYSQEELDSWKSSLLQAGVYPEKVTVDGQGNGAPENFTDPQLERQVETIRNLVDSYMSITYKTIKDLMPKTIMHHMINSVKEFISSELLAQLYALGECSALMDESPEQQQHREKVLRKHAALKEALAVIAKFSTSTCTTPLPPPVDSSWIQPSSPTLRRKSVTSGKPVVRGHAPSVPRVHAHTPSPSTDGLQPNRAPPSVPRRHPPAIPKVK, encoded by the exons ATGGGCAACCGCGGGATGGAGGATCTGATCCCGCTGGTCAACCGCCTTCAAGATGCCCTGAGCAGCGTGGGCCAGAGCTGCAGCCTCTACCTGCCGCAGATCGCTGTGGTGGGCGGCCAGAGCGCAGGCAAGAGCTCCGTGCTGGAAAACTTTGTGGGCAG AGACTTCCttccacggggttcgggaattGTCACTCGCAGACCTTTAATCCTCCAGCTGCTTAGTGCTAACACTG agTACGGCGAATTTTTCCATTGCAAGGGAAAGAAGTTCACAGACTTTGATGAGATCCGCAAAGAGATCGAGGCAGAGACGCGCAGACTCACAGGATCCAATAAAGGCATCTCCCCTGTCCCCATCAACCTACGGATTTATTCACCACACG tgctGAACCTGACTCTTGTCGACCTGCCTGGCATCACCAAGGTGCCTGTAGGCGACCAGCCGGCAGACATAGAGTACCAGATACGAGACATGATCATGCAGTTCATCTGTAAGGAAAACTGTCTCATCCTGGCTGTCACGCCAGCTAACACTGACCTGGCCAACTCTGATGCACTCAAACTGGCCAAAGATGTTGACCCACAGG GCCAGCGCACAATTGGTGTAATCACTAAGCTGGACCTGATGGATGAAGGAACAGATGCCCGGAACATTCTAGAGAACAGGTTGCTTCCCCTGCGCAGAG gttaCATAGGGGTGGTGAACCGCAGTCAGAAGGACATTGATGTGAAAAAGGATATTAAGGCAGCCCTGCTTGCAGAGAAGAAGTTCTTCCTTTCCCACCCAGCCTACAAACACATGGCTGAAAGCATGGGCACCCcatatttacaaagaatacttaaccag CAACTGACAAACCACATCCGGGACACTCTGCCAGCCTTCCGTACTCATCTGCAGGGCCAGCTTCAGGACTTGAATAAAGAGGCTGAAAAATGCAAACAGTTCAGTCCTGATGACCCTGGACAGAGAACCAAGACACTGCTACA GTCAGTTCAGCGCTTGGCTGTGGACTTTGAGAAGCTAATCGAGGGCTCGGGCGACAGAGTAGACACCGTTAATCTGTCAGGAGGTGCCCGGATCAACCGAATCTTCCATGAGCATTTCCCTAATGAACTggtcaag ATTGAGTTGGATGAGAGAAAGCTGCGGCGGGAGATCAACTATGCCATCAGAAACATCCATGGTGTCAG GACGGGTCTGTTCACTCCTGATATGGCCTTTGAAGCCATAGTCAAAAAACAGATATCAAGGCTAAAGGGGCCGTGTATTCAATTTGTAGACACG CTCAGTTCCTTTCCCAAACTGCAAGATGAGACCGAGAGAATTGTAACCACTGAAATACGAGAGCAAGAGAGTAAATGCAAAGATCAG ATCGTGTTGCTCATTGACATACAGCTTGCCTACATAAACACCAAACATGAAGATTTCATTGGCTTCACTAA TGCCCAGCAGACATACAACCAAAGCAACAAGAAGAATGCTGCAGGGATGGCAGGAAACCAT GGTGCGGTCCCTCCTTCCAGACTCGTA GTCATACGCAAGGGCTGGCTGACCATCAGCAACATCAGCATCATGAAAGGTGGAGCCAAGGAATACTGGTTTATCCTCAGTGCAGAGAGCCTGTCCTGGTTCAAGGATGATGAG gagaaggagaagaagtaCATGCTTCCTCTGGACAACCTGAAGCTCCGAGATGTGGAGAAGGGCTTTAGGTCCAGCAAATTTGTCTTTGCTATCTTCAACACCGAGTtaag GAACGTGTATAAGGACTACAAATGCCTGGAGTTGGCCTGTTACTCTCAGGAGGAGTTGGACAGCTGGAAGTCGTCTCTGCTACAGGCCGGAGTCTACCCTGAGAAAGTCACT GTGGACGGCCAGGGAAATGGAGCCCCTGAAAACTTCACAGACCCCCAGCTGGAGCGTCAGGTGGAAACCATTCGTAACCTGGTCGACTCCTACATGAGCATCACCTATAAGACCATCAAGGACTTGATGCCAAAGACCATTATGCACCACATGATCAACAGC GTGAAGGAGTTCATTAGCTCTGAGCTCCTGGCCCAGCTCTACGCTCTGGGAGAATGCTCAGCGCTGATGGATGAGTCAccggagcagcagcagcaccgggAAAAAGTGCTCCGCAAGCACGCTGCCCTGAAGGAGGCGCTCGCTGTCATCGCAAAGTTCTCCACCTCCACCTGCACCACCCCTCTGCCTCCACCTGTAGACTCCTCCTGGATACAGCCCTCCAg CCCGACACTCCGTAGAAAGTCAGTGACCAGTGGCAAGCCAGTGGTTCGAGGCCATGCCCCATCTGTCCCTCGGGTGCATGCTCACACTCCTTCCCCGAGCACTGATGGCCTTCAGCCCAATCGTGCTCCACCTAGTGTGCCAAG GAGGCATCCTCCAGCTATCCCAAAGGTCAAATAA